A genomic window from Hypomesus transpacificus isolate Combined female unplaced genomic scaffold, fHypTra1 scaffold_472, whole genome shotgun sequence includes:
- the wu:fi04e12 gene encoding desmoplakin isoform X1: MSQYGSQRALNTQRRAGSRQDLSAGTHYARSEVVHSGNGYRQEYMDGYNTYGFSKGSMGGGQGYGGGQGQSPHSAIHQKAYLLQSQCQEYLRKAEHCLQSGGAAEGERYMGMARETVEQLKGCAVELRKMGQPNDGVVESVDMCLELLKGVHMVFNGTMQRRSRGSRGSAGGWEEPGRNYQEAVAWINQQKRLIETSIWGDDPAAIDQQLVSHARFHSSVMRSVEVQRARDELMAKGDKAKLHSLEQEWDSLQKISFGRTDRLRELQGIVEEISQEIMWVNEREEEELVFDWGDRNIEAYIPQKQESYSKLMSNLELKEKDLNKLKLKVDNMLKDGHPAADKIQAYMDTLQTQWSWLLQIVKCIDVHLKENAAYSQFFKEANETYSKLQKEHETIRTNFTCDKTTPLDNLQELLQSLEREKGKIMENKRQVQHLVSKSKSIVRLKPRNPDNKTTGTVIVSALCDFKQDQRVICKGNEAILKDNSQRSKWQVTGPGGMDMMVPSVCLLVPPPNPLGINLATKNEQYYEAILTMWNQFYINIKSLISWQYCVQDITHINSLTLTMLARMRPEEYRSIVKSLESHYDEFKTCSHGSQMFGDEDKRSIESQYTGAQAHYDQLVVQLPAYSAQQQQIQQQQVQQQQATRVEETKKVVVKKEEVKKVKKKVVVTSQSLTELHALRVRLDGAEAGLTQHIHVCLGEDGAHDCGLRITRVEAVQRDIESSRAEYLRLKERIQKELEDMSDADKAQFLRSELSLVNQRLGTLEGWSAAYLQRLRALRALLESVARCEDIVKVHEARLTEKETTSLDPAEVEDYMSTLKSMRAELEQKRDVLVSMETELGKAVHWNDQVGGSFHRCDVDLSRYGEQVSQLSDRWRRIQNQIDSRLQGQAVYLQQLQHYRGTGSSLGEWIGATRKTQDGLQGAKIDDIGGLNENLSQQKALNTEIKGRRENVESVLRDNETCVNSIKDYEFELASYSAGLETILNIPIKRTMLQSPANELTQEATQLQTRYIELFTLSSDHYRYLGGLLKSMEELKMRNTRIDLLEEELGLLKGNIADGDEKNRSLEEAIARYRLELAQSQEHLLSVEEVKRDTALQCNTTKDSLATTQSQLQDLNEQVARLTYSIEEEKRKRTLAEERYGEQRQEYEAMLRKRQKELEEVNWAKMEVEKSVGDREREAERLRRQLAEDASRIKELELELSKVRSLCCAEIANIKQTYESQIHISHTDIQRLTTQREEDSAGLRLQCDMLEAERRDLEEELRRLRLSLSQAEEQRRRADEEAFSQKAAGSEEARRRRELEEEVETLLRQRAEESSQHSQELAQVTKVLQDKNGQLAHLTHILEEESRRRTVLEEERVVMDKTLIKVQAQQSSSTVMVARLGEVEIELNRLRPQLEKEASERSRLEQSLTRLQARVRELQATRDELELELEALKKTNLDDVTKRKRVELELERTTMTMREYTGTINTLRQSQEENTAAGRRGEEEQRRLREELERSVREHKASTERLTQLSAQLKALQQQLLQEQGRVRDSNHRYESLHKALEEKTRALNESTAALEKLRGLTETLTKERLRLEEELRAVRQEKEELVRARRGADDDLASQITALELQLQSSARSSREYQNLVSELSSEREKLKLEIELIQKQSIETSSMIQSTQLQYSDVVKERDALLLKLKATDLDKAHRLEEELSRIKLSLESEVRLKRRFQEESEQVKKDFLYWKDLAGTKEVQVKQFVSERDRLERDRASMKSEMERLMRELREVEETYKRKLVSTQTELSTLFSVRDSLEVELRKVRERPDTLPKHTQTETLLDPSTLVFDGVRKPVTAQQLLDCGVLDVPTFKQLIKGQKTVPEVSVDIKLNLKGTGAIAGVASGPQGKMSLTEARTAKLLSPESSVLLLEAQAATGHIIDPRANRKLTVDEAYANRVVDEEDRGRLLVAEAAALGFRDPNTSKVLSASQAMRKGLIDRDTALRFVQAQESMGGILDPVLSVFLPKDVAMDRDLINEDLYRALNQAPECYLDPDTQLGASYVSLKRKCRVDPSTGLLLLPAPEKPLTVQGLRDQVSVSDLVDAKLLERTDVDQLREGKLTSQDIETRLRSYLRGSTCIAGVYDEASGKTMPIYQAMKEGLLRPGTTMELLEAQAASGFMIDPVNNLYLTVSEAYSKGLHGPEFKDKLLSAERAVTGYQDPGTDKILSLFQALERGLIEKGHGIRLLEAQIASGGIIDPKHSHRIDVDVAYKKGYFGKEMSQILTDEGDDTKGFFDPNTEENLTYLQLKKRCITDEKTGLILLPIIDKNKQQSTQKNTLRKRRVVIVDPDTNKEMSVKEAYDKGLIDHETFLELSGQECEWEEIVVTNSDGSSSLALIDRQTGTKFDVTDLLKNGVISQSVFDQYRAHTITLTQFADIITSKIKASSSSSTSSSSAVSTAATAASASAKAASAEKATATAFSSLSSSTMSSQRTTTTSSVISERSTVVDGSAAWATASDPQNYLKHIASVSITLADPAEVFSEQSPVGAIFDTETLEKISITQALKRGLMDSITAQRLLEAQACTGGIVNPATGRRMGIQEATHQGIIEADMATKLKAAQKAYIGFEDVKSKRKMSAAEAMKEKWLPYEAGHRFMEFQYVTGGLFDPELGRRRTIEEALQMGWLDARAAQKLQETRHHAKNLTCPKSKLKISFKEAMDNSLLEENTGVRMLQASTISSRGISSPYNVSSAPGSASGSRSGSRRGSVDLASSYSYSSYSHTSISKM, from the exons ATGAGCCAGTACGGATCTCAAAGAGCGCTCAATACTCAACGTCGAGCCGGTTCGAGGCAAGATTTGTCGGCAGGGACCCACTATGCCCGGAGTGAAGTTGTACATAGCGGTAATGGATACAGACAGGAATACATGGACGGATACAATACGTATGGCTTCTCAAAGGGTTCCATGGGAGGCGGACAAGGGTATGGAGGCGGACAAGG ccaatCCCCCCACAGTGCCATCCACCAGAAGGCCTACCTCCTGCAGTCCCAGTGCCAGGAATACCTGAGAAAAGCAGAGCACTGTCTGCAGTCA GGCGGCGCCGCGGAGGGGGAACGCTACATGGGGATGGCGAGGGAGACGGTCGAGCAGCTGAAGGGGTGTGCCGTCGAGCTGCGTAAGATGGGTCAGCCGAACGACGGCGTGGtcgagag CGTGGACATGTGCCTGGAACTGCTCAAGGGGGTCCACATGGTCTTCAACGGGACCATGCAGAGGCGGAGTCGCGGGAGCAGGGGCAGCGCCGGCGGATGGGAGGAGCCTGGGAGGAACTACCAAGAGGCCGTGGCTTGGATTAATCAACAGAAG CGCCTGATCGAGACCTCCATCTGGGGGGACGACCCGGCCGCCATCGACCAGCAGCTCGTCAGCCACGCGCGGTTCCACAGCTCCGTCATGCGCAGCGTGGAGGTGCAGCGCGCCAGGGACGAACTG ATGGCTAAGGGTGACAAGGCCAAGCTGCACTCTCTGGAACAGGAATGGGACAGTCTACAG AAAATATCGTTCGGCCGGACAGACCGCCTGCGAGAGCTGCAGGGCATCGTCGAGGAGATCTCCCAGGAGATCATGTGGGTGaacgagagggaggaggaggagctggtgttCGACTGGGGCGACCGCAACATCGAGGCCTACATCCCCCAGAAGCAGGAGAGCTACTCG AAACTGATGAGTAATCTGGAGCTGAAGGAGAAAGACCTGAACAAGCTCAAACTGAAGGTGGACAACATGCTGAAGGATGGCCACCCAGCCGCAGACAAGATCCAA GCCTACATGGACACCCTGCAGACCCAGTGGAGCTGGCTCCTTCAGATCGTCAAGTGCATCGACGTGCACCTGAAGGAGAACGCAGCCTACAGCCAG TTCTTTAAGGAGGCCAACGAGACCTACAGCAAGCTGCAGAAGGAGCACGAGACCATCCGCACAAACTTCACCTGCGACAAGACTACACCCCTGGACAACCTGCAGGAACTACTACAGAGCTTGGAG agggagaaagggaagatCATGGAGAACAAGAGGCAGGTGCAGCACCTGGTCAGCAAGTCCAAGAGCATCGTGAGGCTGAAACCACGTAACCCGGACAACAAAACCACCGGCACGGTCATCGTGTCGGCTCTGTGTGACTTCAAACAAGACCAG AGAGTGATCTGCAAGGGGAATGAAGCCATCTTGAAGGACAACAGCCAGCGCAGTAAGTGGCAGGTGACAGGCCCTGGAGGCATGGATATGATGGTGCCCTCGGTATGTCTGCTCGTGCCACCGCCCAACCCCCTCGGCATCAACCTGGCCACCAA AAATGAGCAGTATTACGAGGCCATCTTGACCATGTGGAACCAGTTCTACATCAACATCAAGAGTCTCATCTCCTGGCAGTACTGTGTCCAAGACATCACCCACATAAACTCCCTTACTCtcaccatg CTGGCTCGCATGCGTCCAGAGGAATACCGCAGCATCGTCAAGAGCCTGGAGTCTCACTATGACGAGTTCAAAACCTGTAGCCATGGCTCCCAGATGTTTGGGGACGAGGACAAGAGAAGCATCGAAAGCCAGTATACCGGTGCCCAGGCACACTACGACCAGCTCGTGGTCCAACTGCCGGCCTACT CCGCACAACAGCAACAAattcagcagcagcaggtgcAACAGCAGCAGGCCACCAGGGTGGAAGAGACTAAGAAAgtggtggtgaagaaggaggaggtgaagaaggtCAAGAAGAAGGTGGTGGTGACTTCCCAGAGCCTGACGGAGCTGCACGCGCTCAGGGTGAGGCTGGACGGCGCGGAGGCGGGGCTAACCCAGCACATCCACGTCTGTCTGGGAGAGGACGGGGCGCACGACTGTGGCCTGAGGATCACCAGggtggag GCGGTGCAGCGTGATATTGAGTCCAGCCGTGCCGAGTACCTGCGGCTGAAGGAACGCATCCAGAAGGAGCTAGAGGACATGAGCGATGCTGATAAAGCCCAGTTCCTGCGCAGTGAGCTCAGCCTTGTCAACCAGAGACTGGGCACCCTGGAGGGTTGGTCTGCGGCCTACCTACAGAG gctGCGGGCTCTCAGGGCTCTCCTGGAGAGCGTGGCCCGGTGTGAGGACATCGTGAAAGTCCACGAGGCCAGGCTGACCGAGAAGGAGACCACCTCACTGGACCCGGCCGAGGTGGAAGACTATATGTCCACCCTGAAG AGTATGAGGGCGGAGTTGGAGCAAAAGAGGGACGTCctggtctccatggaaaccGAGCTGGGCAAGGCGGTCCATTGGAACGACCAGGTGGGCGGGTCCTTCCACAGGTGCGACGTGGACCTGTCTCGCTACGGCGAGCAGGTGAGCCAGCTGAGCGACCGCTGGCGCCGCATCCAGAACCAGATCGACTCCAG GCTCCAGGGGCAGGCGGTGTatctgcagcagctgcagcactACAGGGGCACCGGCTCCAGCTTGGGGGAGTGGATAGGCGCCACGCGAAAGACACAGGACGGACTGCAGGGCGCCAAGATCGATGACATCGGTGGCCTGAACGAGAACCTCAGCCAACAGAAG GCTCTGAACACGGAGAtcaaggggagaagggagaacgTGGAGAGTGTGCTGAGGGACAACGAGACCTGCGTGAACTCCATCAAG GACTACGAGTTTGAGTTGGCCTCGTACAGTGCTGGTTTGGAGACCATCCTTAACATCCCTATCAAGAGGACCATGCTACAATCCCCCGCCAACGAGCTTACCCAAGAG GCTACACAGCTGCAGACCCGCTATATCGAACTTTTCACCCTTTCGAGTGACCACTACAGATACCTGGGTGGGCTACTCAAGAGCATGGAGGAACTCAAG ATGAGGAACACCAGGATCGACCTGCTGGAGGAAGAGCTCGGTCTCCTGAAGGGGAACATCGCGGACGGCGACGAGAAGAACCGCTCCCTGGAGGAGGCCATTGCTCGCTACCGCCTGGAGCTGGCCCAGTCCCAGGAGCACCTGCTCtcggtggaggaggtgaagagggacACCGCCCTGCAGTGCAACACCACCAAGGACAGCCTAGCCACCACCCAGAGCCAGCTGCAGGACCTCAACGAGCAGGTGGCCCGCCTCACCTACAGCatcgaggaggagaagaggaagaggacccTGGCGGAGGAGCGCTACGGGGAGCAGAGGCAGGAGTATGAGGCCATGCTGAGGAAGAggcagaaggagctggaggaagtgAACTGGGccaagatggaggtggagaagagcgTCGGCGACCgggagagggaggcggagaGGCTGAGGAGGCAGCTGGCCGAAGACGCATCCAGGATcaaggagctggagctggagctttCCAAGGTAAGGAGCCTGTGCTGTGCGGAGATCGCTAACATAAAGCAAACCTACGAGTCCCAGATCCACATCAGCCACACGGACATCCAGCGCCTGACGACCCAGCGCGAGGAAGACAGCGCCGGCCTGAGGCTGCAGTGCGACATGCTGGAGGCCGAGCGCagggacctggaggaggagctgaggcgGCTCCGTCTTTCCCTGAGCCAggcggaggagcagaggaggagggccgaCGAGGAGGCTTTCAGCCAGAAGGCTGCAGGCTCCGAGGAGGCCCGGAGgcggagggagctggaggaggaggtggagacccTGCTCAGGCAGAGGGCCGAGGAGAGCAGCCAGCACAGCCAGGAGCTGGCCCAGGTCACCAAGGTCCTCCAGGACAAGAACGGCCAGCTGGCTCACCTCACGCacatcctggaggaggagagccgcAGGAGGACGgtcctggaggaagagagggtcgTGATGGATAAGACCCTCATCAAGGTCCAGGCCCAGCAGTCCTCGTCCACGGTGATGGTagccaggctgggggaggtggaAATTGAACTGAACAGGCTGAGGCcccagctggagaaggaggccAGCGAGAGGAGCAGGCTGGAGCAGAGCTTGACCAGGCTCCAGGCACGCGTCCGGGAACTGCAGGCCACCAGAGATGAGCTGGAATTGGAGTTGGAAGCGCTCAAGAAAACCAACCTGGACGAcgtgacaaagagaaagagagtggagcTCGAGCTGGAGAGGACCACCATGACCATGAGGGAGTACACCGGCACCATCAACACGCTCCGGCAGAGCCAGGAGGAAAACACCGCCGCCGggcggagaggggaggaggagcagcgcaGGCTGAGGGAGGAGCTCGAGAGGAGCGTCCGAGAGCACAAGGCTTCGACGGAGCGCCTCACCCAGCTGAGCGCCCAGCTGAaggccctgcagcagcagctcctccaggagcagggccgCGTCCGCGACAGCAACCACCGCTACGAGAGCCTCCACAAGGCCCTGGAGGAGAAGACCAGGGCGCTCAACGAGAGCACCGCGGCGCTGGAGAAGCTCCGGGGCCTCACGGAGACCCTCACCAAGGAGAGgttgaggctggaggaggagctgagggcggtcaggcaggagaaggaggagctggtGAGAGCCAGGAGGGGGGCCGACGACGATCTGGCCTCCCAGATCACAGCCCTGGAGCTGCAGCTTCAGAGCAGCGCGCGCAGCAGCCGGGAATACCAGAACCTGGTGTCCGAGCTCTCCTCCGAGAGGGAAAAGCTGAAGCTGGAGATAGAGCTAATCCAAAAGCAGTCCATCGAG ACCTCGTCTATGATCCAGAGTACTCAACTTCAGTACAGCGACGtggtgaaggagagggatgCCTTGCTGCTGAAGCTGAAAGCCACAGACCTGGACAAGGCtcacaggctggaggaggagctgagccgCATCAAGCTCTCCCTGGAGTCTGAAGTGCGCCTGAAGCGGCGTTTCCAGGAGGAGAGCGAACAGGTGAAGAAGGACTTCCTGTACTGGAAGGACCTGGCCGGGACCAAGGAAGTCCAGGTCAAGCAGTTTGTCTCCGAGCGGGATAGGCTGGAGCGAGACCGGGCCTCTATGAAGAGCGAGATGGAGAGACTGATGAGGgagctgagggaggtggaggagacctACAAGAGAAAGCTTGTGAGCACCCAGACAGAGCTGTCCACCCTGTTCTCCGTGAGAGACTCGCTGGAGGTGGAGTTGAGGAAAGTGAGGGAGCGCCCCGACACCTTGCCAAAACACACCCAGACGGAGACCCTGCTGGACCCCTCCACGCTGGTCTTCGACGGCGTCCGCAAGCCGGTGACCGCCCAGCAGCTGCTGGACTGTGGTGTCCTCGACGTGCCCACCTTCAAGCAGCTGATCAAGGGCCAGAAGACTGTACCTGAGGTGTCTGTGGACATCAAGCTGAATCTGAAGGGAACCGGCGCCATCGCTGGTGTGGCCTCAGGACCACAGGGCAAAATGTCCCTCACTGAGGCCCGGACGGCCAAACTTCTGTCTCCGGAAAGCTCCGTCTTGCTACTGGAGGCCCAGGCCGCCACAGGCCACATCATCGATCCCAGAGCCAATCGGAAACTGACGGTGGATGAGGCGTATGCCAATAGGGTGGTGGATGAAGAGGACCGAGGGAGGCTGTTGGTGGCAGAGGCTGCAGCCCTGGGCTTCCGGGATCCCAACACCAGCAAGGTCCTATCAGCGAGCCAGGCCATGAGGAAGGGCCTGATTGACAGGGATACGGCCCTGCGCTTCGTTCAGGCCCAAGAGTCCATGGGAGGCATCCTGGACCCTGTCCTCAGTGTGTTCCTCCCCAAAGATGTAGCCATGGACCGTGACCTCATCAACGAGGACCTGTACCGGGCACTGAACCAAGCGCCCGAGTGCTACCTGGACCCGGACACCCAGCTGGGGGCGAGCTACGTGTCACTGAAGAGGAAGTGCAGAGTCGACCCCAGCACGGGCCTGCTGCTCTTGCCTGCGCCTGAGAAGCCTCTGACCGTACAGGGGCTCCGGGACCAGGTTTCGGTGTCGGACCTGGTAGACGCTAAACTGCTGGAGCGCACCGACGTCGACCAGCTGAGGGAGGGCAAGCTGACGAGCCAGGACATCGAGACCCGTCTGCGCTCCTACCTGCGAGGGTCCACCTGCATCGCGGGAGTGTACGACGAGGCCAGCGGCAAAACCATGCCCATCTACCAGGCCATGAAGGAGGGTCTGCTTCGACCGGGGACCACCATGGAGCTCCTGGAAGCCCAGGCTGCGTCTGGCTTCATGATCGACCCGGTCAACAACCTCTACCTCACCGTCAGCGAGGCATACAGCAAAGGCCTGCATGGTCCGGAGTTCAAGGACAAGCTGCTGTCAGCCGAGAGGGCCGTCACGGGCTACCAAGACCCCGGGACCGACAAGATCCTATCCCTGTTCCAGGCCTTGGAGAGGGGCCTGATCGAGAAAGGCCATGGTATCCGGCTGCTGGAGGCCCAGATCGCCAGCGGAGGCATCATCGACCCCAAGCACAGCCACCGCATCGACGTGGACGTGGCCTACAAGAAGGGCTACTTCGGCAAGGAGATGAGCCAGATCCTGACCGACGAGGGGGACGACACCAAGGGGTTCTTCGACCCCAACACCGAGGAGAACCTGACCTACCTCCAGCTGAAGAAACGCTGCATCACGGACGAGAAGACGGGCCTCATTCTCCTCCCCATCATTGATAAGAATAAACAGCAGTCCACTCAGAAGAACACtctgagaaagaggagggtgGTGATCGTGGACCCTGACACCAACAAGGAGATGAGCGTGAAGGAGGCCTACGACAAGGGGCTCATCGACCACGAGACCTTTCTGGAGCTTTCCGGGCAAGAGTGTGAGTGGGAGGAGATCGTGGTCACTAACTCCGACGGTTCCTCCTCGCTGGCCCTCATCGACAGGCAGACGGGAACCAAGTTCGACGTCACGGACCTTCTGAAGAATGGAGTGATAAGCCAGTCGGTGTTTGACCAGTACCGTGCCCATACCATTACTCTCACGCAGTTTGCGGATATCATCACCAGCAAGATCAAAGCCAGCTCATCTTCATCAACATCTTCATCATCAGCCGTAAGCACAGCAGCAACGGCAGCCTCAGCGTCGGCGAAAGCGGCTTCCGCAGAGAAGGCAACAGCAAcagccttctcttctctctcctcgtcgACCATGTCCTCCCAGAGAACGACGACGACCTCGTCCGTCATATCCGAGCGCTCCACCGTAGTCGACGGCTCGGCAGCCTGGGCCACTGCCTCCGACCCCCAAAACTACCTGAAGCACATCGCCAGCGTCTCCATCACCCTGGCCGACCCGGCTGAGGTCTTCAGTGAACAGAGCCCGGTGGGGGCCATCTTTGACACGGAGACCTTGGAGAAAATCTCCATCACTCAGGCTCTGAAAAGAGGCCTGATGGACTCCATCACTGCTCAGAGGCTCCTGGAGGCCCAGGCCTGCACTGGGGGCATCGTCAACCCAGCCACCGGCCGCAGGATGGGCATCCAAGAGGCCACCCACCAGGGCATCATAGAGGCCGATATGGCCACCAAGCTGAAGGCTGCCCAGAAGGCCTATATTGGCTTTGAGGATGTCAAGTCCAAGAGGAAGATGTCTGCAGCCGAGGCCATGAAGGAGAAATGGTTGCCGTACGAGGCAGGCCACAGGTTCATGGAGTTCCAGTACGTGACGGGGGGGCTGTTTGACCCGGAGCTGGGCCGCCGAAGAACCATCGAGGAGGCGCTGCAGATGGGCTGGCTGGATGCGAGGGCGGCGCAGAAGCTCCAGGAGACCCGTCACCATGCCAAGAACCTGACTTGCCCCAAGAGCAAGCTCAAGATCTCCTTCAAGGAGGCCATGGATAACAGCCTGCTGGAGGAAAACACCGGGGTGAGGATGCTCCAAGCTTCCACGATCTCGTCCAGAGGCATCAGCAGCCCCTACAATGTGTCCTCCGCCCCTGGCTCCGCCTCTGGCTCCAGGTCGGGCTCGCGTAGGGGCAGCGTTGATCTGGCCTCCTCCtacagctacagtagctacagCCACACATCCATATCCAAGATGTaa